The proteins below are encoded in one region of Equus caballus isolate H_3958 breed thoroughbred chromosome 18, TB-T2T, whole genome shotgun sequence:
- the LOC138918769 gene encoding ankyrin repeat domain-containing protein SOWAHB-like — METCDRGQGSRGEGTAVRARNSASDPAGQAPGGRAECRALQARAHLDPAPARGRRAALAPAHASLHTCRRAEGAGSGLGQPPRGALIAQRRARGLRERGERGSPGRGGAGDQARAPSTLSPQQSRRHRRRLVTSPPAPAPLPPQPAPSQPLLLARPLPLPEPQPGGLSLG; from the coding sequence atggagacctGCGATCGTGGCCAAGGATCCCGCGGAGAGGGAACGGCGGTCCGCGCGCGGAATTCAGCCTCCGACCCAGCCGGGCAGGCGCCGGGCGGCCGCGCTGAGTGCCGGGCGCTCCAAGCCCGCGCTCACCTGGACCCCGCGCCGGCCCGCGGGCGCCGCGCAGCCCTGGCCCCCGCCCACGCCTCTCTTCACACTTGCCGGCGAGCAGAGGGAGCCGGCTCCGGCCTCGGCCAGCCCCCGAGAGGCGCCCTCATAGCGCAGCGGCGGGCTCGTGGGCTCCGCGAGCGCGGCGAGAGAGGGAGCCCAGGCCGAGGAGGCGCGGGAGACCAGGCGAGGGCTCCTAGCACATTGTCACCTCAGCAgagccgccgccaccgccgccgcctgGTCACTtcgcccccggcccccgcccccctccccccccagcccgctccctcccagcccctcctcctcgcgcggcccctccccctcccggAGCCCCAGCCTGGAGGCCTCTCACTGGGCTAG